In the Insulibacter thermoxylanivorax genome, one interval contains:
- a CDS encoding DUF2487 family protein → MKFSELRQEDWLALRLYLDTCLLPVTGLTGKESPVEAGERLEQLRDLLDLLEIPYHGRTVTYPAWHYAADAEDLRAQLDKVVEGLRESGFRYVIVVTLMESLAEIREADLVITPANASAVPELIMKLWQ, encoded by the coding sequence GTGAAGTTCAGCGAACTCCGACAGGAAGATTGGCTGGCACTGCGATTGTATCTGGACACGTGCCTGTTGCCCGTCACAGGTCTGACGGGCAAGGAATCCCCAGTAGAAGCTGGAGAACGCTTGGAACAGCTGCGCGATCTCCTCGATCTGCTGGAAATCCCGTATCACGGCAGAACGGTTACTTATCCTGCCTGGCATTATGCGGCGGACGCCGAAGATCTGCGGGCTCAGCTGGACAAAGTGGTCGAAGGCCTGCGGGAGAGCGGCTTCCGCTATGTCATCGTCGTTACATTGATGGAATCTTTAGCGGAGATTCGAGAGGCGGATCTGGTGATTACGCCTGCCAATGCCTCCGCCGTCCCCGAATTGATCATGAAACTCTGGCAATAG
- a CDS encoding gamma carbonic anhydrase family protein, protein MTHKYQGVEPKLHPSVYLAPGAQVIGDVSIGEDSSVWFNAVLRGDVAPIIIGRRSNVQDLAVGHTDENQPLIIEDGVTIGHAAIVHGCTIRRGALIGMGAVILNGAEIGEYAMIGAGAVVTEGTVIPPRSLALGVPAKVVRQLNEEDLKHMKNNAANYVRKGKQYRAEQAGEPS, encoded by the coding sequence ATGACGCACAAATATCAAGGGGTTGAGCCCAAGCTCCATCCTTCGGTCTATCTGGCGCCGGGAGCGCAGGTGATCGGGGATGTGAGCATCGGTGAGGACAGTTCGGTCTGGTTCAATGCAGTGCTGCGCGGAGATGTGGCACCGATCATCATCGGCAGGCGCAGCAATGTGCAGGATTTGGCAGTGGGACATACAGATGAGAATCAACCGTTGATCATTGAAGATGGTGTAACCATTGGTCACGCAGCGATCGTACACGGCTGCACGATTCGCCGCGGCGCGCTGATCGGAATGGGTGCCGTCATATTAAATGGTGCGGAGATTGGGGAATACGCGATGATCGGCGCGGGTGCCGTGGTCACGGAAGGCACGGTGATTCCGCCGCGTTCCTTGGCGCTGGGCGTGCCGGCCAAAGTGGTCCGTCAGTTGAATGAGGAGGATCTTAAACATATGAAGAACAACGCTGCCAACTATGTGAGGAAAGGCAAGCAATACCGTGCGGAGCAAGCGGGTGAGCCATCGTGA
- a CDS encoding RNA polymerase sigma factor, producing the protein MNDSQLIREIKDGNVELYSKLIERYERKILAFIFHMLKSSRLESMAEDLCQETFYKAYRSLSTFREVEASFSTWLYTIARNTVLSELRKHKAQQVSLEEITVQPQIAPEAQPEQTVLRYEKVSMVRKAINNLPEKQRSALILREYDQLDYQEIANILGQTVSSVKSLLFRARASVKMQLEPYIQEPILEEYEGMKSR; encoded by the coding sequence ATGAACGACTCCCAATTGATCCGCGAGATTAAAGACGGCAACGTCGAACTGTATTCGAAGTTGATAGAGCGATATGAGCGTAAGATCCTTGCGTTTATTTTTCATATGTTAAAGAGCTCCAGATTGGAATCGATGGCCGAAGATCTATGTCAAGAGACGTTCTATAAGGCTTACAGGAGCCTGTCGACGTTTCGCGAAGTCGAAGCGTCCTTCTCCACGTGGCTGTATACGATTGCGCGCAACACGGTGCTCAGCGAACTGCGCAAGCACAAAGCACAGCAGGTTTCCTTGGAGGAGATTACCGTACAGCCCCAGATTGCGCCGGAAGCGCAGCCGGAACAGACGGTTCTCCGTTATGAGAAAGTCTCCATGGTGCGCAAGGCGATCAACAATCTGCCTGAGAAGCAGCGCTCCGCACTGATCCTTAGAGAATATGACCAGCTCGATTACCAAGAGATTGCGAACATCCTGGGGCAAACGGTCAGCTCTGTCAAGTCTTTGCTCTTCCGCGCGCGAGCCAGTGTTAAGATGCAGCTGGAGCCCTATATCCAAGAGCCGATTCTTGAGGAGTACGAAGGGATGAAATCACGATGA
- a CDS encoding histidine phosphatase family protein — protein MERQRQMTILGLIRHGVTDWNAAGKIQGQTDIPLNSEGRRQAEVLADWLQQDGIPWDAIYSSDLQRAYKTASIIADTLQLPQVQIDPRIRERSFGHAEGLTAEERVARYGESLEGAGMEAEERIIARGKQFLDDLLSAKSGKRILIVSHGGFLKRFNKLLIPDLPDAYIDNASLTIVKQEGNGWALKLHNFVAHRIRD, from the coding sequence ATGGAGAGACAGAGACAGATGACGATATTAGGTTTGATCCGTCACGGGGTGACGGATTGGAATGCAGCCGGCAAGATTCAAGGACAGACGGATATCCCGCTTAATTCAGAAGGAAGAAGGCAAGCAGAAGTGCTGGCAGATTGGTTGCAGCAAGACGGGATCCCATGGGATGCCATCTACAGCAGCGATCTGCAGCGCGCATACAAGACGGCGAGCATCATCGCCGATACGCTGCAACTGCCGCAGGTACAGATCGATCCTCGGATCAGAGAGAGGAGTTTTGGTCATGCGGAAGGCTTGACGGCGGAGGAACGAGTCGCTCGCTATGGTGAATCATTGGAAGGAGCGGGGATGGAGGCAGAGGAGCGGATCATAGCACGCGGCAAACAGTTCCTGGATGATCTGCTGTCTGCAAAGAGCGGCAAGCGAATCCTGATCGTCAGCCACGGCGGATTTCTAAAGCGTTTCAACAAACTCCTGATCCCGGATCTTCCCGATGCGTATATCGATAATGCTTCGCTAACCATCGTTAAGCAAGAAGGGAACGGATGGGCGCTTAAGCTTCATAATTTCGTCGCGCACCGCATCCGGGATTAA
- a CDS encoding zf-HC2 domain-containing protein: MRCKDVQELLGQYWDLPDHDLRKMAVDEHIGRCACCAEEFKLWEESGELIWDAGIETVVPATRSSISASVMERIYADESWRLPVAKRAYSLTRSMKLRISAVIGFCLALFLTSFIYSIVSDQEEVQAYAFRPGVVPVMSAQSGDSAVQLALFSQEIPTASITAPFVLDMGQVDSYPDYLIVMSIIGIVFSLLTMNWLSRLRS, from the coding sequence ATGAGATGTAAGGATGTGCAAGAATTACTAGGTCAATATTGGGACTTGCCTGATCATGATCTGAGGAAGATGGCGGTAGACGAGCATATCGGAAGATGCGCATGCTGCGCGGAGGAGTTCAAACTGTGGGAAGAAAGTGGAGAACTCATCTGGGATGCCGGCATTGAAACGGTAGTGCCTGCGACGAGAAGTTCGATCTCAGCCTCCGTCATGGAGCGAATCTATGCGGACGAGTCCTGGCGGCTTCCCGTAGCTAAGCGCGCTTATTCGTTGACGAGGAGCATGAAATTGCGCATCAGCGCGGTGATCGGTTTCTGCCTTGCCTTGTTCCTCACCAGTTTCATCTATTCCATCGTCTCAGATCAGGAAGAGGTTCAAGCATATGCCTTCCGTCCAGGAGTTGTGCCGGTGATGAGCGCGCAGAGCGGCGACAGCGCCGTGCAGCTGGCGTTGTTCAGCCAGGAGATTCCGACGGCTTCGATCACGGCTCCCTTCGTGCTCGATATGGGTCAGGTGGATTCCTACCCGGATTATCTGATCGTAATGTCGATTATCGGAATCGTGTTCTCCTTGCTGACCATGAATTGGCTCTCGAGACTGCGCTCCTAG